A single window of Gimesia chilikensis DNA harbors:
- a CDS encoding DUF1549 domain-containing protein, with the protein MKLRFVLPLIVVFQITMASAVQAKPIDFAHDVVPILKQHCVACHGGREAKGSFSLNTRSLWVESGFVDMKDPAASYLLELVTSQDPEMQMPPKGKPRLSAKEVATLKQWISEDLPWEAGFTFGKQAYEPPLKPRRPELPAAVGNRTHPIDRLIDHYLAEHQLPRPGPIDDATFLRRVCLDLTGLLPTPEELNAFLEDPSSDKRTRKIQELLADDTAYADHWLSFFNDLLRNDYSGTGFITGGRKQVSAWLYESLLYNKPFDQLTRELIAPPTDASRGFIDGIKWRGNVSAGQTVEIQFAQSLGQAFLGINLKCASCHDSFIDRWTLEESYGLAAIYSERALEIHRCDKPIGKTAKASWLFPELGTIDAGASRSARLQQLAQLMTHPDNGRFTRTIANRLWHRLQGRGIVHPLDAMQTKPWNEDLLDYLAVYLSDNKYDIKKVLELIATSEAYQSQVEIVEGGEDSDYLYRGPRSRRLTAEQFLDGVWQITGTAPAKFDAPIFRTRIEPDQKQDFDLKAKWIWGDSAKQVPPADETIVVRKIIELPAAVKRGGAVLTCDNSHILFINRREVDRGDNWAQVRTLPLHTLLKPGKNEITAIVHNGGGTPNPAGFFFDARLELENGEQREISSDASWEWNPNAPATKEGRLGGISGKWAPVTIVKPVGSWTNAVDSQARSLLAVAAEGKQPMVRASLLKNTALMKSLGRPMREQIVSMRPGQLTTLEAIDLSNEATLAQAFAQGAQRLIAQADGDPQRLTEHLYQFALSRKPTTAETEIITQILGDQPQPAQVEDLLWSVCMLPEFFLIR; encoded by the coding sequence ATGAAATTACGTTTTGTTCTTCCCCTGATTGTCGTGTTCCAGATCACGATGGCGTCCGCCGTTCAGGCAAAGCCCATCGATTTCGCACATGATGTGGTACCGATTCTGAAACAGCATTGCGTTGCCTGTCATGGGGGCCGCGAAGCGAAGGGCTCGTTTTCACTGAATACCCGGTCGCTCTGGGTGGAGTCCGGCTTTGTCGATATGAAGGACCCCGCCGCTTCGTATCTGCTGGAACTGGTCACCTCTCAGGATCCGGAAATGCAGATGCCTCCCAAAGGGAAGCCGCGTCTGTCGGCGAAAGAAGTCGCGACGCTCAAACAGTGGATCAGTGAAGATCTGCCCTGGGAAGCCGGTTTTACATTCGGGAAACAGGCATATGAGCCTCCACTCAAACCGCGGCGTCCCGAGCTCCCTGCCGCCGTCGGTAACCGCACGCATCCCATCGATCGCCTGATCGATCACTATCTGGCCGAACACCAGTTGCCCCGGCCCGGACCGATTGACGATGCGACCTTTCTGAGACGCGTTTGTCTCGACCTGACGGGCCTGCTCCCTACGCCGGAAGAGTTAAATGCGTTTCTGGAAGATCCATCCTCCGATAAGCGGACACGCAAAATTCAGGAACTGCTCGCCGATGACACCGCCTACGCCGATCACTGGCTGTCGTTCTTCAATGATCTGCTTCGCAACGATTACAGCGGAACCGGTTTCATCACCGGGGGCCGCAAACAGGTTTCCGCCTGGTTGTATGAATCGCTGCTCTACAACAAACCCTTCGACCAGCTGACGCGCGAACTGATCGCGCCACCTACCGATGCCAGCCGCGGGTTCATTGATGGCATCAAGTGGCGGGGCAATGTCTCAGCCGGACAGACTGTCGAGATTCAGTTCGCCCAGAGCCTGGGACAGGCCTTTCTGGGGATTAACCTCAAGTGTGCCTCCTGTCACGACAGTTTCATCGATCGCTGGACGCTGGAAGAATCGTACGGACTGGCAGCCATTTACTCGGAACGTGCTCTGGAAATTCATCGCTGTGACAAACCGATCGGCAAGACGGCGAAAGCCAGCTGGCTCTTTCCGGAACTGGGTACGATCGATGCAGGCGCTTCCCGCTCAGCACGTCTGCAGCAGCTGGCCCAGTTGATGACCCATCCGGACAACGGGCGGTTTACCCGCACGATTGCGAACCGACTCTGGCATCGTCTGCAGGGCAGGGGGATCGTGCATCCGCTTGATGCCATGCAGACCAAACCCTGGAACGAAGATCTGCTGGATTATCTGGCCGTTTACCTGAGCGACAATAAGTACGACATCAAAAAAGTCCTGGAACTGATCGCGACCTCCGAGGCATACCAGTCGCAGGTGGAAATTGTCGAAGGCGGAGAAGACTCCGATTACCTCTATCGCGGTCCCCGTTCGCGTCGACTGACGGCAGAACAGTTTCTGGATGGCGTCTGGCAGATCACGGGTACCGCTCCGGCCAAGTTCGATGCCCCCATTTTCCGCACGCGGATTGAACCGGATCAGAAGCAGGATTTTGACCTCAAAGCCAAATGGATCTGGGGCGATTCCGCGAAGCAGGTGCCCCCCGCGGATGAGACAATTGTGGTCCGCAAAATCATCGAGCTGCCCGCTGCGGTCAAGCGGGGAGGCGCGGTTCTGACCTGCGATAATTCGCACATCCTGTTTATCAATCGCAGGGAAGTCGACCGCGGTGACAACTGGGCCCAGGTCCGCACTCTCCCCCTGCACACGTTGTTGAAACCGGGCAAGAATGAAATCACGGCCATCGTACATAACGGGGGAGGCACTCCCAATCCGGCAGGCTTCTTCTTCGATGCACGACTGGAACTTGAGAACGGGGAACAGCGCGAAATCTCTTCCGACGCCTCGTGGGAGTGGAATCCCAACGCACCCGCGACGAAGGAAGGTCGCCTGGGAGGCATTTCCGGAAAGTGGGCTCCCGTCACCATCGTCAAGCCGGTCGGCAGCTGGACGAACGCCGTCGACTCGCAGGCTCGCAGCCTGCTGGCAGTCGCCGCGGAAGGCAAACAACCGATGGTTCGGGCTTCGTTACTCAAAAATACCGCGTTGATGAAATCACTGGGACGGCCGATGCGGGAGCAGATTGTCTCGATGCGACCCGGCCAGCTGACGACGCTGGAAGCCATCGATCTTTCCAACGAAGCGACCCTGGCCCAGGCGTTTGCCCAGGGGGCACAGCGACTGATCGCACAGGCTGACGGCGATCCCCAGCGGCTGACCGAGCATCTGTACCAGTTCGCGCTTTCCCGCAAACCGACGACCGCCGAGACCGAAATCATTACGCAGATCCTGGGCGACCAACCCCAGCCGGCGCAGGTCGAGGACCTGCTCTGGTCGGTCTGCATGCTGCCCGAGTTTTTCCTGATCCGTTGA